In one Pseudomonas fitomaticsae genomic region, the following are encoded:
- a CDS encoding S9 family peptidase has translation MPVSANVISAPIAHKAAGHDPYAWLQERDTDAVLDYLKAENDYQQAQTADQAELRETLFEEIKGRILETDLSLPSPWGPYLYYTRTTAGDEYARHYRCPRPADDSLTLDESREQLLLDPNALANGGFFSLGAFSISPDHQRLAYSVDASGDEIYTLFVKELSSERVSELEFQDCDGSMTWANDSLTLFFGVLDDTHRPHKLFRYRLDGTAAEEVFHEPDGRFFLHCYRASSEQQLLLSLGSKTTSEVWALDANQPHQPFTCLAPRVEDHEYDVDHGKLDGEWTWFIRTNRDGINFALYQAPDTGIAPSEADWQNLIPHSDSVMLDGVTLNAEALTLSLREGGLPIIEVRPHGLAPYRVQLPDAAYSLYVQNSLEFESDRIRLRYEALNRPAQVRQLILATGEQTVLKETPVLGPFDADAYVSQRLWATAPDGTQVPISLVMKREMVGKAVPLYLYGYGAYGSSLDPWFSHARLSLLDRGMAFAIAHVRGGGELGEAWYRAGKQEHKHNTFSDFIACAEFLILNGITTAPQLAISGGSAGGLLIGAVLNQRPDLFGVAIAEVPFVDVLNTMLDPDLPLTVTEYDEWGNPEEPEVYERIKAYAPYENVTAQAYPATLVIAGYNDSRVQYWEAAKWVAKLRATKTDDNPLLLKTELGAGHGGMSGRYQGLRDVALEYAFVFKVLGIA, from the coding sequence ATGCCCGTATCCGCCAACGTCATCAGCGCCCCGATTGCCCACAAGGCCGCCGGTCACGACCCGTACGCCTGGCTGCAGGAACGCGACACCGACGCGGTGCTCGACTACCTCAAGGCTGAAAACGACTACCAGCAGGCACAGACCGCCGATCAGGCAGAGCTGCGCGAAACCCTGTTCGAAGAGATCAAGGGCCGGATCCTCGAAACCGATCTGTCCCTCCCCTCGCCATGGGGTCCGTACCTGTATTACACCCGCACCACAGCGGGTGACGAATACGCCCGTCACTACCGCTGCCCGCGCCCGGCCGACGACAGCCTGACCCTCGACGAAAGCCGCGAACAATTGCTGCTCGACCCGAACGCCCTAGCCAACGGCGGCTTTTTCTCCCTCGGCGCGTTCAGCATCAGCCCGGATCACCAACGCCTAGCCTACAGCGTCGATGCCTCGGGCGACGAGATTTACACGCTGTTCGTGAAGGAACTGTCCAGCGAACGTGTCAGCGAACTGGAATTCCAGGACTGCGACGGCAGCATGACCTGGGCCAATGACAGCCTGACGCTGTTCTTCGGCGTGCTCGACGACACCCATCGCCCGCACAAGCTGTTCCGTTATCGCTTGGACGGCACAGCTGCCGAAGAGGTGTTCCATGAGCCGGACGGCCGCTTCTTCCTGCATTGCTACCGCGCCAGCTCCGAGCAGCAATTGCTGTTGTCGCTGGGCAGCAAGACCACCAGCGAAGTCTGGGCGCTGGACGCCAATCAGCCGCACCAGCCGTTCACTTGCCTGGCGCCACGGGTCGAGGATCACGAATACGACGTCGATCACGGCAAACTCGACGGCGAATGGACCTGGTTCATCCGCACCAACCGCGACGGCATCAACTTCGCCCTGTATCAGGCGCCGGACACGGGCATCGCACCGAGCGAAGCCGACTGGCAGAACCTGATCCCGCACAGTGATTCAGTGATGCTCGATGGCGTGACCCTCAACGCCGAAGCCCTGACCCTGAGCCTGCGTGAAGGTGGGCTGCCGATCATCGAAGTTCGCCCACACGGTCTGGCGCCTTATCGCGTGCAATTGCCGGACGCGGCCTACAGCCTCTACGTGCAAAACAGCCTGGAATTCGAAAGCGACCGCATTCGCCTGCGCTATGAAGCGCTGAATCGTCCGGCCCAGGTTCGGCAATTGATCCTCGCCACCGGCGAACAGACTGTCCTCAAGGAAACCCCGGTGCTCGGCCCGTTCGACGCCGACGCCTACGTCAGCCAGCGCCTGTGGGCGACTGCGCCGGACGGCACTCAGGTGCCGATCAGCCTGGTGATGAAACGGGAAATGGTCGGCAAAGCGGTGCCGCTGTACCTGTACGGTTACGGCGCCTACGGTTCGAGCCTCGATCCGTGGTTCTCCCACGCCCGCCTGAGCCTGCTGGATCGCGGCATGGCATTCGCCATCGCCCACGTTCGCGGCGGTGGTGAACTGGGCGAAGCCTGGTACCGCGCCGGCAAGCAGGAGCACAAGCACAACACCTTCAGTGACTTTATTGCCTGCGCCGAATTCCTGATCCTCAACGGCATCACCACCGCGCCACAACTGGCGATCAGCGGCGGCAGCGCAGGTGGTTTGCTGATCGGTGCGGTGCTCAACCAGCGTCCGGATCTGTTTGGCGTGGCGATTGCCGAAGTGCCGTTCGTCGACGTGCTCAACACCATGCTTGATCCGGATCTGCCGCTGACCGTCACCGAATACGACGAGTGGGGCAATCCCGAAGAGCCGGAGGTCTACGAGCGGATCAAGGCCTACGCGCCGTACGAAAACGTCACTGCGCAGGCGTATCCCGCAACACTGGTAATCGCCGGCTACAACGACAGCCGCGTGCAGTATTGGGAAGCGGCCAAGTGGGTGGCCAAACTGCGCGCGACCAAGACCGACGACAATCCATTGCTGCTCAAAACCGAACTGGGTGCCGGCCACGGCGGGATGAGCGGGCGTTATCAGGGATTACGTGACGTAGCGCTCGAATATGCATTTGTTTTCAAGGTTCTGGGCATTGCCTGA